A portion of the Edaphobacter lichenicola genome contains these proteins:
- a CDS encoding SH3 domain-containing protein produces MSAIFLVAGVSGCSRLRPKPEAQYVYVTAKQTFLRDRVAAVSNRTATVENGDRLEVLDHGRRFVKVQTAKGEQGWIDDKVVATQDVFDQFEKLKKEHAADPVVASAVVRDDVYMHATPGRDTERFYRLAEGEKLKLLARATLTKPLPPGTRVAKAAAPVTAPSTPAVGGGAASGGGKGAKAAAAASAPAAPEPAPEPPAMEDWWLVRDSKGDTGWLFSRMMDVDAPDAITRYSEGQRIVGSYVLTTVNDPEAEQDEKNIPIYVTVLSPYKAGLTYDFDQLRVFTWNVKKHRYETGFRDRNIEGYLPVSVKMATDPYGKGPAATTPAPTFTYRVLADDAGPVVPDPVTGAIVPGKTVLKTYRLEGNLVRRVLQPGTTAPGEARPEPVSDKKKAAAGKGGKKKKR; encoded by the coding sequence GTGAGTGCGATCTTTTTGGTCGCTGGAGTGAGCGGCTGTTCGAGGCTGCGTCCTAAACCAGAGGCGCAGTATGTGTATGTGACGGCGAAGCAGACGTTTCTGCGAGACCGGGTGGCGGCGGTGTCGAATCGCACGGCAACGGTGGAGAACGGCGATCGGCTGGAGGTGCTCGACCATGGACGGCGGTTTGTGAAGGTGCAGACGGCCAAGGGCGAGCAGGGGTGGATCGACGACAAGGTGGTTGCGACGCAGGATGTGTTCGATCAGTTTGAAAAGTTGAAGAAGGAGCATGCGGCCGATCCGGTGGTGGCGTCGGCGGTGGTGCGGGATGACGTTTATATGCACGCCACGCCGGGCCGCGATACGGAGCGGTTCTATCGGCTGGCGGAGGGTGAGAAGTTGAAGTTGCTGGCGCGGGCTACGCTGACGAAGCCGCTTCCGCCGGGGACGCGGGTGGCTAAAGCTGCTGCTCCTGTTACTGCCCCGAGTACTCCTGCTGTTGGTGGTGGGGCTGCTTCTGGTGGTGGGAAGGGTGCTAAGGCCGCTGCGGCTGCAAGTGCGCCTGCTGCGCCGGAGCCAGCGCCTGAGCCTCCCGCGATGGAAGACTGGTGGCTGGTGCGCGACTCGAAGGGTGATACGGGGTGGCTGTTCAGCAGGATGATGGATGTGGACGCTCCGGATGCGATTACGCGCTACTCGGAGGGGCAACGGATCGTAGGGTCGTATGTGCTGACGACGGTGAACGATCCTGAGGCGGAGCAGGATGAGAAGAACATTCCGATCTATGTGACGGTGCTGAGTCCGTACAAGGCGGGGCTGACGTATGACTTCGATCAGTTGCGCGTGTTTACGTGGAACGTGAAGAAGCACCGGTATGAGACAGGATTTCGCGATAGAAATATTGAGGGGTATCTGCCGGTTTCGGTGAAGATGGCGACGGACCCTTATGGGAAGGGACCGGCGGCGACTACGCCTGCTCCGACGTTTACGTATCGTGTGCTGGCGGATGATGCGGGGCCGGTGGTGCCTGATCCGGTGACGGGCGCGATTGTGCCGGGGAAGACGGTGTTGAAGACGTATCGGCTGGAGGGGAACCTGGTGCGGCGGGTGCTTCAGCCTGGGACGACGGCGCCTGGAGAGGCGCGTCCTGAGCCGGTATCGGATAAGAAGAAGGCTGCGGCGGGCAAGGGTGGTAAGAAGAAAAAGCGGTAG
- a CDS encoding DegT/DnrJ/EryC1/StrS family aminotransferase, producing MTDVPTRTQQPVPMLDFSRQFATLRQEILDSIEAVCTSQHFILGPQVTSFELAAATACAAPHAIGCASGTDAIWLALAAANIGLGDAVITTPFSFFATVSAILRCGATPLLADIDPATFNLSAPAVEKVLHSPAGSNVKAILPVHLYGQCADWDAFTALKQHHNLVLIEDAAQAFGATWNNIPAGALGDAAAFSFYPTKNLSAMGDAGLVTTTSAAIDDHARVLRAHGMRRRYYHDEIGWNSRLDSIQAAVLEVKLRYLPKWNQQRRDHAARYDQLFHAAKLTASSVTEGIVLPITDPRAGHVFHQYVIRVPRRDALRQHLADQKIGSEIYYPLPLHLQTSLTTLGYKQGDFPISEAAAHEVLALPMYPELREDEQQTVVDAIATFYA from the coding sequence ATGACAGATGTGCCGACCCGTACGCAGCAGCCCGTCCCAATGCTCGATTTCTCCCGCCAGTTCGCCACCCTCCGGCAGGAAATCTTAGACTCCATCGAAGCCGTCTGCACCTCGCAGCACTTCATCCTCGGCCCTCAGGTCACCAGCTTCGAACTCGCCGCCGCCACCGCCTGCGCCGCACCTCACGCCATCGGCTGCGCCAGCGGCACCGACGCCATCTGGCTCGCCCTCGCCGCCGCCAACATCGGCCTTGGCGACGCCGTCATCACCACTCCTTTCAGCTTCTTCGCCACCGTCAGCGCCATCCTCCGCTGCGGTGCCACACCCCTCTTAGCCGACATCGACCCCGCCACCTTCAACCTCTCCGCCCCAGCCGTTGAGAAGGTCCTCCACTCCCCCGCTGGCAGCAACGTCAAAGCCATCCTCCCCGTCCATCTCTACGGCCAGTGCGCCGACTGGGACGCCTTCACCGCCCTCAAGCAACACCACAACCTCGTCCTCATCGAGGACGCCGCCCAGGCCTTCGGAGCCACCTGGAACAACATTCCCGCTGGCGCCCTCGGCGACGCTGCCGCTTTCAGCTTCTACCCCACAAAAAATCTCAGCGCCATGGGTGACGCCGGCCTCGTCACCACCACCTCCGCCGCAATCGACGACCACGCCCGCGTCCTCCGCGCCCACGGCATGCGCCGCCGCTACTACCACGACGAGATCGGCTGGAACTCCCGCCTCGACTCCATCCAGGCCGCCGTCCTCGAGGTCAAACTCCGATACCTCCCCAAGTGGAACCAGCAGCGCCGCGACCACGCCGCCCGCTACGACCAGCTCTTCCACGCAGCAAAGCTCACCGCATCTAGCGTGACCGAAGGCATCGTCCTCCCCATCACCGACCCACGCGCCGGTCACGTCTTCCACCAGTACGTCATCCGAGTCCCACGCCGCGACGCACTCCGCCAACACCTCGCCGATCAAAAAATCGGCAGCGAAATCTACTACCCACTCCCGCTTCATCTCCAGACCAGCCTGACAACTCTCGGCTACAAACAAGGCGACTTCCCCATCAGCGAAGCCGCCGCCCACGAAGTCCTCGCGCTCCCCATGTACCCCGAGCTACGCGAAGACGAGCAGCAAACCGTAGTCGACGCCATCGCCACCTTCTACGCCTGA
- a CDS encoding phosphotransferase enzyme family protein, with product MRRTAMSDLEERLYGGNVADSVVRVGATVRKPVTAATSSVEAFLEHLFEAGFGGAPRTLGRDEKGRHVLEYVPGATEQPFSYTNDELVRVGRLIREFHAAASSFVPPVGAQWLVAIKPDSESMICHNDLAPWNLVRGGERWVFIDWDGSGPGSVLWDVAYAAQSFVPLIHGGGPAVDALRLRCLVDGYRLDRSQRERLPEMMAARTRAMFELGERAAMTGEQPWARIHAEGDGGRHWKQAAEYVERHLDVWRDALLVGLVG from the coding sequence GTGCGTCGAACGGCTATGAGCGATCTGGAAGAGCGGCTTTATGGCGGCAATGTTGCGGATTCGGTAGTGCGCGTTGGTGCGACGGTGCGCAAGCCTGTGACTGCGGCGACGAGTAGCGTTGAGGCGTTTCTGGAACATCTCTTTGAGGCTGGATTTGGTGGGGCTCCGCGTACGCTTGGGCGTGATGAGAAGGGCCGGCATGTGCTGGAGTATGTGCCGGGGGCGACGGAGCAACCTTTCTCGTACACGAATGACGAGCTGGTGCGGGTGGGGCGGCTGATTCGAGAGTTCCATGCGGCTGCGTCGAGTTTTGTTCCGCCGGTAGGGGCGCAATGGCTGGTTGCGATTAAGCCTGATTCGGAGTCGATGATCTGCCATAACGATCTTGCGCCGTGGAATCTGGTGCGCGGTGGAGAGCGATGGGTGTTTATTGATTGGGATGGGAGTGGGCCGGGGTCGGTGCTGTGGGATGTGGCTTATGCGGCGCAGAGCTTTGTGCCGTTGATTCATGGGGGAGGGCCTGCCGTGGATGCTCTGCGGCTACGCTGCTTGGTGGATGGGTACAGGCTTGATCGGTCGCAGCGGGAGAGGCTGCCTGAGATGATGGCCGCTCGGACGAGAGCGATGTTTGAGTTGGGTGAGCGTGCGGCGATGACGGGGGAGCAGCCCTGGGCGCGGATCCATGCGGAGGGGGATGGCGGGCGTCATTGGAAGCAGGCTGCGGAGTATGTGGAGCGGCATCTGGATGTCTGGAGAGATGCGCTGCTTGTAGGTCTTGTGGGGTGA
- the hfq gene encoding RNA chaperone Hfq translates to MESKPAQNIQDTFLNTVRKDKSPITIYLVSGVKLTGKIRSFDKYSVLLENNSQEQLIFKHAISTVVSGRAGAHGDVRSDVKPEVRATVGSASAAGAPVQEATGTQGR, encoded by the coding sequence ATGGAATCAAAGCCGGCACAGAACATTCAGGATACTTTTCTCAACACTGTGCGAAAAGACAAGAGTCCGATCACGATCTACCTAGTAAGCGGCGTAAAGCTGACGGGAAAGATTCGGTCATTCGATAAATATTCGGTGCTGCTGGAGAACAACAGCCAGGAGCAGCTGATCTTTAAACATGCGATCTCGACGGTGGTGAGTGGGCGAGCCGGAGCGCATGGCGATGTGCGGAGCGACGTGAAGCCGGAGGTCCGGGCGACGGTGGGCTCTGCTTCCGCTGCCGGTGCGCCCGTGCAAGAGGCCACTGGAACCCAAGGCCGTTAG